ACTAGAACGTGAAGGTTGGCAAATTGAATACAATATTTCCCTCAGACATTGGGGAGATGCAGATGCCTTCATACGTTCTCCTAAAGGTAATTGCTTTGTAGTAAACACTAAAGGTAACGGCGGAACTATATTTTTCGACGGTACAAAATTGATGCTGCGCTACGGTCGAAAAGTGCATTCTTTCAGCAACAATAAAGACATTCTCAAAGCTGTAAAAGGTCAAGCAGCGACACTTAAAGAAATTTATCGAGTGCGTTTTGTTACTCCAATATTATGTTTTACCAACGCCAATTTAAATATTAAGACAATAGACAACAAGATTGAAAATGTATATGTTTTAACTCACCGCTCATTAATTCGTGCGCTAAGAAGATTAGATAAATAGCGATCGCCTCATGTATTAGTTTTGAGAATTGGGATAAGTTATGAAAAAAATTAAAGCGATCGCTTCAGGTAAAGTTCAAGGTGTAAGTTACAGAATATATACACGCGCTCAAGCCAGACAATTGGGTGTTAGTGGATATGTGCGGAATTTGAGGAATAGAGACGTGGAAATTGTGGCAGTTGGAGAAGTTGATGCTGTTGATGCTCTCATAGAATGGGCTAGGTCTGGTTCACCCGAAGCTGTAGTTAATAATCTGGAGGTAGAACTTATAGATAATGGTGAAGAATTCAAAGGCTTTGAAATTCGCTACTAGAAGAATGTGATATCCTGGCAGCCTTGGCAGTCAACTATTACAGAACGTGAGCGAACAACTAAATCTATTCAACATCAGACCAACTTACCGAGTAGAGCAACCGAAAGAGTTAATGAGCTTCGAGGC
The DNA window shown above is from Pleurocapsa minor HA4230-MV1 and carries:
- a CDS encoding NERD domain-containing protein, yielding MVNAGYTIQQLAKRRKKQSVKKFAAATILFIAPALAYLMSGITGISILINIGCWVKSIVYIRKGQRLLLASQKANLGAEAEKSVALILSELEREGWQIEYNISLRHWGDADAFIRSPKGNCFVVNTKGNGGTIFFDGTKLMLRYGRKVHSFSNNKDILKAVKGQAATLKEIYRVRFVTPILCFTNANLNIKTIDNKIENVYVLTHRSLIRALRRLDK
- a CDS encoding acylphosphatase; this translates as MKKIKAIASGKVQGVSYRIYTRAQARQLGVSGYVRNLRNRDVEIVAVGEVDAVDALIEWARSGSPEAVVNNLEVELIDNGEEFKGFEIRY